A window from Zingiber officinale cultivar Zhangliang chromosome 7A, Zo_v1.1, whole genome shotgun sequence encodes these proteins:
- the LOC121999401 gene encoding cell division control protein 2 homolog D-like encodes MKEDLCEFTDLKKYIRSFRQSHEMMPPMTVKILMYQLCKGISFCHGHGVLHRDLKPHNLLMDRKTMMLKVADLGLSRAFTIPLKKYTHEVTYLLACIGKHNI; translated from the exons ATGAAGGAAGATTTATGTGAATTCACGGATCTGAAAAAGTACATCAGAAGTTTCCGCCAGAGCCATGAAATGATGCCACCAATGACTGTTAag ATTTTGATGTATCAACTCTGCAAAGGAATTTCATTCTGTCATGGTCATGGAGTGTTGCACAG GGATCTTAAGCCTCACAATCTTTTAATGGACCGCAAGACTATGATGCTAAAAGTTGCGGATCTTGGACTCAGTCGTGCTTTCACCATTCCCCTCAAGAAATACACGCACGAGGTCACATATCTTTTAGCTTGTATTGGAAAGCACAACATTTGA
- the LOC122000141 gene encoding 60S ribosomal protein L9-like, whose protein sequence is MKTILSSQTMDIPEGVTVKVNAKIVEVEGPRGKLTRDFKHLNLDFELIEGGKKLKVDAWFGSRKTTASIRTSLSHIDNLITGVTKGYRYKMRLVYAHFPINASITPNNSCIEIRNFLGEKKVRSFFFYPYSRCSFISLFHD, encoded by the coding sequence ATGAAGACCATCCTGTCCTCGCAGACGATGGATATCCCTGAGGGTGTCACTGTGAAGGTGAACGCTAAGATCGTGGAGGTGGAGGGCCCACGTGGCAAGCTCACCCGCGACTTCAAGCATCTCAATCTCGACTTCGAGCTCATTGAGGGCGGGAAGAAGCTGAAGGTGGACGCTTGGTTCGGATCTCGAAAGACTACGGcctccatccgcacctccttaagCCACATCGATAACCTGATCACGGGGGTCACAAAGGGGTACCGCTACAAAATGCGGTTGGTCTATGCCCACTTTCCCATCAACGCCTCCATCACTCCCAACAACAGCTGCATTGAGATCAGGAACTTCCTTGGGGAGAAAAAGGTccgatctttttttttttatccttataGTCGGTGTAGTTTTATTTCTCTATTTCATGACTAG
- the LOC121999400 gene encoding endoplasmic reticulum-Golgi intermediate compartment protein 3-like, with product MNMIFGGAKKVNVSHVIHDLSFGPKYPGIHNPLDGTARILDDTSGTFKYYIKIVPTEYRYLSKEVLPTNQFSVTEYFVPMCDFDRSWPAVFFLYDLSPITVTIREERRSFLHFLTRLCAVLGGTFALTGTC from the exons ATGAATATG ATTTTTGGAGGAGCAAAAAAGGTGAATGTAAGTCATGTGATTCACGATTTGTCTTTTGGACCAAAGTATCCAGGGATCCATAATCCTCTTGATGGAACTGCAAGGATACTAGATGATACAAGTGGAACGTTCAAGTATTATATAAAG ATTGTTCCAACGGAATACAGATACCTCTCTAAAGAAGTGTTGCCTACAAACCAGTTTTCTGTCACAGAATACTTTGTGCCAATGTGTGACTTTGATAGGTCATGGCCAG CTGTTTTCTTCTTGTATGATCTGTCACCTATTACGGTGACAATAAGAGAAGAACGACGTAGTTTTCTTCATTTCCTAACTCGGCTATGTGCCGTGCTTGGTGGCACATTTGCTTTAACAGGTACATGCTGA